From a single Paraburkholderia sp. FT54 genomic region:
- a CDS encoding PIG-L family deacetylase gives MSETSPRLFIVSPHFDDAVFSCGALLAAHPDAAVCTVFAAPPEQPMHTEWDEKSGFTNAHQAIHERTLEDNRALEVLDAIPLRMPFRDSQYSDSPSISKMAAALEETIYRSTANTLLMPLGLHHDDHVRVFEACCEILPRLSHLTWFGYEEAIHRRTPGVVQARLADLAQRGIVATPAHPSAGHTIDSQRRAQLKREAVNAYESQLRAFGAGNYDDVFATERYWQLSVGRRVKK, from the coding sequence ATGAGCGAAACCAGCCCACGCCTTTTTATCGTCTCGCCCCATTTCGACGACGCCGTCTTCAGTTGCGGCGCCTTGCTCGCCGCCCATCCCGACGCCGCGGTCTGCACGGTATTCGCCGCCCCGCCCGAGCAGCCGATGCATACCGAATGGGATGAAAAGTCGGGCTTCACGAACGCCCATCAAGCGATCCACGAGCGCACGCTGGAAGACAATCGCGCGCTCGAAGTGCTCGACGCGATTCCGCTGCGCATGCCGTTTCGCGACAGCCAGTATTCGGACTCACCCTCGATCAGCAAAATGGCGGCGGCGCTCGAGGAAACCATTTACCGCAGCACCGCGAACACACTGCTGATGCCGCTCGGCCTGCATCACGACGATCACGTGCGAGTCTTCGAAGCCTGTTGTGAAATCCTGCCGCGCCTGTCGCATCTGACCTGGTTCGGCTACGAGGAAGCGATTCACCGGCGCACGCCCGGCGTGGTGCAGGCGCGGCTCGCCGATCTCGCGCAGCGCGGCATTGTCGCGACGCCGGCGCATCCGAGCGCTGGCCACACGATCGATTCACAGCGCCGCGCGCAGCTCAAACGCGAGGCGGTCAATGCTTACGAAAGCCAGTTGCGCGCGTTCGGCGCCGGCAATTACGACGACGTCTTTGCCACCGAGCGTTACTGGCAGCTCAGCGTGGGCCGTCGCGTGAAAAAGTAG